TGCATTGTTGGGGACATCACTCCGCATTGTGGTGTGTCGCCAGAGGAAAAACACAGACAAGAAGATGTAGCCATGCAGAGGATTGCAGAGCTCACTGGCATTGCTGGTGACAGAATGTATGAGCTTTATAAGGTAGACAATTAATATTCAAACTCAAAACTTAATATTGCCATAATTGAGAAAGGGGACTGGTAGATGGTTTTTGTGTTACGAAACATCTAATTCCTGCACTTATGTGGGAGTAGATGCTGCTCACTTCGTTATGAACTTTCCCTGAGGACCCTGCAAGTCAAAAGAACATCGAATTTTGACCCCAGGACACAAAAAAATCAGTAATAAATTCTTGTACATGTACATTTactcactcctatttcccactggggtaagtagagactatggaataaatagattaaattacataatatttgaGATTTTTCtaaagttttatatttctttacatctttgtttattttatgcttaTGTGCTGATGTTATCACATTTTTGGCATGCCTCTTCAACGCAATATTTAGAACGTCACACTTTCCCTCTATTTGGAAGATATCGCAGATCATCATGATTGGAAAACCTGGTAAATCTCCCTATGAAGTCACTTCATATAGACCCATAAGTCTGACACCTATACTGTCCAAGCTTTGGGAACGCGTGTTTCTGGCTAAACTCATAGAGATGACATCCGAATATGATGTCATCCCGAGGCATCAGTTTGGCTTCCGTAAGCAGCATTCCACAACTGACCAGGTGCACAGATTGTACCACGCAATTAGACAATGTTTCGAGCGGAAAGAATATTGTTCTGCAGCTTTTCTTGACGTCGAACAGGCTTTTGACCGAGTTTGGCACAAGGGACTACTTTGCAAGATCAAGCAGAAGTTACCGCATTCTCTATTTTTGATTATCACTTCTTACCTCTCTGACCGGTCTTTTCAAGTAAAACAAGCCGACGCGAGATCTGCTCTACACAGTATTGAAGCTGTAGTACCACAAGGATCCGTTCTCGGGCCTGTGCTTTACAACATTTTCACGGCTGACCTCCCTACTACTGAAAGCGTGTCTGTCGCTACCTATGCTGATGACATAGCCTATCTATCTTGTGATAAGGATCCAATCGAAGCCAGTACCAAACTGCAAAAAGTACTAGATGCTACTCAGAATTGGCTAAGAAAATGGCGTATAAAAGCTAGTGCTCACAAATCCAACCACATTACATTTACACTTAGAAAAGACAATTGTCCCTCAGTAACACTTGATGGTGTCACTCTTCCGCATAACGATTGTGTCAAGTACTTGGGATTTTGCTTGGATAGAAGACTCACATGGAAAAACCATATCAAACGCAAAAGAGATGAGGTAAACTACAGATACAAAAATCTACATTGGCTTATGGGAAGAAATTCTGTTCTCAGAGTAGACAACAAACTACTGCTTTATAACGCACTCCTTAAGCCCATCTGGACATATGGTATACAAATATGGGGAGTGAGCAGTAAAAGCAACATTATCTGTCTTCAACGAGTGCAAAACGCCATACTACGAGCCATCTTAAATGCCCCTTGGTTTACTAGAAACAACGAAATACACGAGTATCTAAAGATTCCAACGGTTGCTGAAGTTATCAAGCACTACCAAAAGAAACACCTAGACCGCTTGGCCAGTCATCCTAATCCTCTTGCTTCTGAGCTTTTAGATCCAACTAATGTTATAAAGCGCTTAAAAAGAAGCCACATTGTGTAACGGAGGTAAGCTACGACGCTGGTCGTTGCTACAGTCACGCCACCTTTCATACGTCAACACAACTGCTCATAGTCTGTCGACTGATCGTagttcaacaaacaaaaaaaaaaaaaaaaaaaaaaaaaaatgtgctgaTGTGTAGGTACTGTCTTTGTAATAGTAAATAttcgaaaaaatatattgttatgaCATGGACCACAATGTGTTCAAATATCTCAAAACTGCCTGGTCATATATTGACAGATAACATAGAAATATTTAcctgtaagtaataaaattataaagtaattttatggataataCATACCACATCTGTATTTGCGATAATTCCATCTTTTATTGCATTTTAATTAGTCCTGGCTGCAATGGGGAGATGTCTCAAATCTTCCAAGTAAGCCGATGTTCTTGCCACCAGGTGTTTATTTCGTTTGGACAGGTTATACATTAGCGATTCTATAAATAGGAAAGTCCGCAGCTTGAAAAGGTTTCATAGGCTGCGGATCGCCTAATAActaattttaagaaaaaagaacaaattaaaatatcataCACTCCATTACCACTTTCGTCCAATGTTCAGTCTAACATCTTATCAAGTTTCGCACCTGTTTTCGTTATTtaactatgttttttttatactcGGTATTTaacatatacaaatatttaattacaGGAGTACGAAAACCAGAGCTCTCCCGAAGCCAAATTCGCTAAAGACTTGGATCGTTACGACATGATACTCCAAGCTTTTGAGTATGAGAAACGAGAGAATGCACCAAAGAAACTACAAGAGTTCTTCACTGCAACAGAAGGGAAGTTCAACCATCCATTCATACAGGATTTAGTCGAAGAACTTTATAGACAGAGAGAGGAGTTTGAAAAGAAAAGTTTACTTAACAGCAATGCATAAGATATGTACCAAAACTTTTTGTAACAAGACCATGCGGTAGTCTTTCAAAATTATCGACCACCAGGcccaaaaataacaaaatattcaaTATCTAAATATTCAATGTAATATGCACTTGAGTTAAATTGCGTTTGCACATCACAAGTGTCCCGAAATCTAACTGCTTTATGCCCGATGTACGGTCAcaaatactaatatgtatacactttgaaaccatgtcacattaacttttttgacaaattaaaccgtaagtctcattaaatgtcaaatatgatagtgcgacagggttctaaa
The Pectinophora gossypiella chromosome 2, ilPecGoss1.1, whole genome shotgun sequence genome window above contains:
- the LOC126373446 gene encoding 5'-deoxynucleotidase HDDC2; this translates as MAQLVENKKIIEFLELVGRLKHEKRTGWVLCNINECESIAGHMYRMGLMTFLLTDATNPTKLDRFKCLQIALVHDLAECIVGDITPHCGVSPEEKHRQEDVAMQRIAELTGIAGDRMYELYKEYENQSSPEAKFAKDLDRYDMILQAFEYEKRENAPKKLQEFFTATEGKFNHPFIQDLVEELYRQREEFEKKSLLNSNA